From Dictyoglomus sp.:
GAAATATTTTACAAACCAATTAAATATATCTCCTACTGCTGATTGTCCTGCTTCTAATCCAAAGTATCCTGGAGTTATTGATCCGTCTACTATTCCGCATAATCCAGGAATATCAGGAAGATCTTCTGTATTGGGTACTATCATCATATCACATGTAGATGTGCCAATAACTTTTACTAATATTCCAGGTTTTATTCCTGCACCTACTGCTCCCATATGAGCATCAAAGGCTCCAACACTTATAATTACATCCTCTGACAGATTAAATCTCTTTGCATAATAAGAAGAGATCTTTCCTGCAGGAACATCAGCAGTATATGCTTTATCATAAAGTCGATCTCTTAATTCTGCAAGTTTTGGATCTAATTCTCTTAAAAATTCCTTACTAGGAAGTCCTCCCCAAATTGGATTGTACATTGCTTTATGTCCTGCAGCGCATACACTTCTTTTTATTTCTTCAGGTTTCGTTTTTCCAGTTAAAAGAGCAGGAATATAATCTGCTAATTCCACCCAACTATATGCTGATTCAAATACCTTAGGATCTACTCGAAGGCAATGCAAAATTTTGGAAAAAAACCACTCAGAAGAATATACCCCACCATATTTTTTTAAATAAGGTTCTCCTCTTTTTTTTGCAAGTTCTGTTATTTCTTCTGCTTCCTCATGACTAGAATGATCCTTCCATAGCCAAGCCAATGCATTTATATTATCTTTAAACTCTTCATGAAAAGCTAAAGGTATTCCTTCTTTATCAACAGGAATAGGAGTACTTCCTGTAGTATCTACTCCTATTCCAATCACATCTTTTCTATTAAATTCTTTTACTTTTTTCTCTGCTTCTTTCAAGGCTTCTTCTATAGAAATCTCTAAGCCCTTTACATAATCTGCCGGATGTTGTCTTGCTACGTTAGGATTTTTAGGATCCAAAATCACCCCATCTTCTCCATGCTCATAATTAAAAACATAAGTCCCTAATTCTTCTCCAGTTGAAATATCTACTACTAATGCTCTTACCGAATTTGTTCCAAAATCTAAACCAATAGCATATTTTCCCATTTTGCACCTCCATTTTATAATTTTAATATTTTGTAGTTACAAAGGTTAATCCTGAGAAGGAGAATATTATCGCTTGAATTATAATACTCTTATTTATTGCCTCCTTTTACTAAAATCTTTACTTAAAATATTAAACCATTTTCTCTAAAAAGTCAATCATATATATTGTAATTTTAAAAAAATCTTCTTATACTATTTAGTAAAAAATCTAATTTAACAGGAGATATAAACTATGAGAGAAGAAAAAACAAAAACTGAAAAGAGAGTAACTTTAAAAGATATTGCAAGAGAAGCAGGAGTCTCTATTTCTGCTGTTTCTTTTGCTCTCAATAACAAAGGAGCTCTAAATCCAAAAACAAAATCTAAAATTTTAAAAATTGCTCAAAAATTAGGATATATTCCTGAATCTAAGAGGTTTTCAAAAAAATCTTATACTATTGGATTAGTAATAAGTGATGTTACAAATCCCTTCTATCCAGCAGTAATTAGAGGTGTTGAAAGTGTTATGCTAAAACATGGATACAGTATATTTTTATGTAATACCGATTATGATCCTGATTTAGGATGTACATCAGTCAAAAGATTTATTGATAGACATGTAGATGGAGTAATAATAATGACCAATAGATTAGACGATTCTGTTATAGATCTTCTTAAACTTCATGAGATACCTGTTGTGGTTTTCGATAGAAGTATTGAGGGTTTGGATGTAAGTGGTTTACTTGTAGATTTTCAATCAGGAATTTCAGAAGCGGTAACTCATCTTGTGAATTTAGGGCATACCGATATTGCTATAATAACAGGTCCTCAAGATCTTGAAACAGCACAAGCAAGATTAAGAGCCTTTAGAATTGCATTGAATCGCTATCATATTCCCCTAAGAAAAGACAGGATTATTGAGGGAGATTTTAAAATGAGAAGTGGAGAAGAAGCAATGAAAAAAATACTAAATATGAATCCAAGACCAACCGCAGTATTTGCATCAAATGATATGATGGCAATAGGAGCTCTAAGAGAAGCTA
This genomic window contains:
- a CDS encoding ribulokinase, encoding MGKYAIGLDFGTNSVRALVVDISTGEELGTYVFNYEHGEDGVILDPKNPNVARQHPADYVKGLEISIEEALKEAEKKVKEFNRKDVIGIGVDTTGSTPIPVDKEGIPLAFHEEFKDNINALAWLWKDHSSHEEAEEITELAKKRGEPYLKKYGGVYSSEWFFSKILHCLRVDPKVFESAYSWVELADYIPALLTGKTKPEEIKRSVCAAGHKAMYNPIWGGLPSKEFLRELDPKLAELRDRLYDKAYTADVPAGKISSYYAKRFNLSEDVIISVGAFDAHMGAVGAGIKPGILVKVIGTSTCDMMIVPNTEDLPDIPGLCGIVDGSITPGYFGLEAGQSAVGDIFNWFVKYFTPIEYSDEITKISDAHQIFTEKASKLKPGESGLLALDWNNGNRTILVDAKLTGLLIGQTLHTKPEEIYRTLIEATAFGARVIMERFEEYGVKVKEIIACGGIAEKNPFVMQIYADILGRNIKISRSSQTPALGAAIFGAVAAGKERGGYSKVEEAQDIMCGVKPFIYKPNPQNHEIYNRLYKLYRELHDIFGTKEASYNLYHIMKELIKIRDEVRDKYA
- a CDS encoding LacI family transcriptional regulator, which gives rise to MREEKTKTEKRVTLKDIAREAGVSISAVSFALNNKGALNPKTKSKILKIAQKLGYIPESKRFSKKSYTIGLVISDVTNPFYPAVIRGVESVMLKHGYSIFLCNTDYDPDLGCTSVKRFIDRHVDGVIIMTNRLDDSVIDLLKLHEIPVVVFDRSIEGLDVSGLLVDFQSGISEAVTHLVNLGHTDIAIITGPQDLETAQARLRAFRIALNRYHIPLRKDRIIEGDFKMRSGEEAMKKILNMNPRPTAVFASNDMMAIGALREAINQGLKVPQDISIVGLDDIIIASYVNPPLTTVVFPQHEVGSRAAELLLRFMEKGEKMVSYIQTYLVVRNSTGPAPR